Genomic segment of Rhodospirillaceae bacterium:
CCGCTGTTCGAGTGGCGCGAGTATACAGTGACCACAGGAATGATGCCGGCGGTTATGAAGGGCTGGGAAGAATCAATCGACGAACGCCGCAAGGCATCGACCCTCGTCATTGCCATGCAAACCGACACCGGCGTGCTTAGCAAATATGTTCATATTTGGGCCTACAGAGATTTTGCCCACCGCGCCGAGGTTCGTGCTGACATGCTCGCCAAAGGCATCTGGCCGCCAAAGGGCTCGCCAAAAGGCGGCTTGCGGTATCAGGAGAACAAACTCTGCCTAGCGGCACCGTTCTCTCCATTGCAGTAGGGAGACACGTCTTCGATGATTAAAATTAAAAATGTAGATCACGTTGGAATTCGCGTCGCCGACGAAGAACGCGCATTAAAATTTTATGAAGTGCTTGGCTTTAAATTTTTTTGGCGTGCGACCGGCGACGCCGTGGTCAAAATTAAGAACGACGTTGATGTTGAAATCAACTTGGTGGTCAATGGGAACGATGACCAAGGCGGCAAAAATATACTCATGGATGTGCCGGAAAAAATTCCCGGCTATACCCACGTCGCTTGGAACGTAGAGTCTCTGAAACAAACGATGGAAACATTGGCCGAAAACGGTATTGAAATTCGCCAAGGTCCCGTGGTGTTTTCCAGTGGCCATGTCTCCATTTTCATCCGCGATCCTGATCTAAATGTTATAGAGCTCCGGGGCGACGACCAAGATGCGAAAGAATTGGGTGCAGAAGAATACATACCCTAGGCTCGTCTTGTAGAATTCAAAATTACGACACCAAACGAGGACAAAAAAATGGCCGAACCCAAACCCGTTGTCGGCATTATCGTAAGCAGTCAGGACGATTGGGAAACATTGAACCACAGTGGTGAAATTCTAGATCGACTCAGCGTCCCTTACGAGACTCGAATGGTTTCCCTCCATCGCACCCCAAAACGGCTGGAAGAGTATGTGACGTCTGCTAAGGCGCGGGGGATTAAGGTGTTGATCGCGGGAGCCGGGGGTATGTCTGCAGCCCTGCCGGGTGCCGCCGCTGGTTTAACGACATTGCCGGTTCTTGGCGTGCCTTTGGAAGGCAATCTCATGGGCGGTATGGACGCACTCCTGTCGATTGTGCAAATGCCGGGTGGCATACCGGTCGGCACACTGGGCGTCGGCCGAGCAGGAGCCGCCAATGCGGCGTTTTTAGCGATTTCCATATTAGCACTGAGTGATGATGACATCGACCAACGTCTTGTGGAATGGCGTGCAGCAATGACGGCAAGACAACCGGAAACGCCGGAGTCGTAAGATTCTATACGTTCTGGTTCAATCAGCCTGGTTCAATTAGCGCCGGGCTTAGCATAGCCCATGAAGTGATCCTTGCCTAAATTAACCCCATTGTGGCGGAGTAAGTTGTAGGCTGTGACCACGTGAAAGAAGATGTTGGGCAGGCAGTGGCCCATTAACAGTCGCTCGCCTTTGAAATCACGAGCTTCGCCAGCGACCATATATTTGAAGTCTTTATCTGCTGTGCCTTCAAAGTCAGCAGGATCTAAACCATCCAAGAAACTTACTGCTGCGCTGATGCGTTCATTTAGGCCGCTGAAGCTGGAATAATCCTCGGGTAATTCGGGCGCATCTTTTCCTGCCAACGTTGCCGGACAGCGAGCGGCGTGCTGGGTTGCCTGACGTACCTGGGCATTATAGGGGAACATATCCGGGAAAAATCGCGTGCCAAGGACAATAGACTCATCAACATTCTGCTCAGCAAAATGTTCGGCGGCATATTTCTGGATTTCGAGTAGGTTTCCGAGAAAGTTAATAAAAACTGGCACGGACGCATGATACATGGACATCGGCATCGTATTTGGCTCCCCCCAAGAAAAATAAACTCTAAAGAATTAGGTTTCAAAAAACCTAGTGTTATTTTTTCTTCGGGTAAAGCCTGACCGCAGTACCCTAATTTAAAACCACCGCTTTAAGTAAATATCCCCCGCAGCATGAAATAAAACACTGCGGCCAACACCCCGCCAATCGGCAGAGTGATGATCCACGACATGACGATGCCGCCGATGACGCGGAGGTCTAGGGCGCCGATGCCGCGCGCAAATCCGACACCGATCACGGCGCCGACTGCAATGTGGGTTGTCGAAACAGGCATGCCTGTGCGCGACGCCAGAACAACGGTCGCCGCCGCTGCCATTGTTGCGCAGAAACCCCGGGTCGGTGTGAGTTCAGTAATCTTCGTCCCGATGGTGCGCATGACCTTATAACCGTACGTTGACAACCCTACGACAATGCCAACGCCGCCAACCATCAAAATCCAAATTGGCATTTCCGATTTCTGAGTAAGCTCACCACCGGATTTAACCAGCCCATAAACCGCCGCCATCGGACCAACGCCATTTGCAACATCGTTGGAGCCGTGCGCGAACGCCATGGCACAGGCCGTAAAGATCATCATTGGCACGAAGACTTTTTCAACGCTGGCAAAATGGAATTCCTTATCCGCGTCTGGATCAACCTCAACCTTTTGGATCAACCACCAACCGAAGATAGCAATCAGCAATCCGAACACGACGGCGATTACGAAGCTCATGGAAACACTTAATTCCAAATTTAGATGCTTCAGCCCCTTAAACATTGTCACCAAGGAAATGATAAATCCGACGAGAAACACGTAGACCGGTCCCCATCGTTTTGCCATGGCAAAAGGATCGCTGGTATTAAGGATCAGTTTCCGAATGCTCATCATCAGCACGAATGCTACAGCACCGCCCAGTACCGGCGAGATCACCCAACTCGCAACAATTTGTCCAATTTTCCCCCACGCCACAGCTTCCAAACCAATCCCCGCAATCGCGAAACCGACGACTGCGCCGACGATTGAATGGGTTGTTGAAACGGGCCACCCCCGGGTTGAGGCGATCATAAGCCACACGGCAGCTGCCAACAGCGCCGCCAGCATGCCAAAGATCAGCACTTCAGGATTATTTGTGATGGGTGCTGGGTCAATAATGCCCTTGCGAATGGTTTTGGTCACATGACCGCCGGCCAATGCAGCCCCGGCAAATTCGAATATCGCGGCAATGATAATTGCCGTCTTAACAGTTATGGCGCCCGATCCAACCGACGTTCCCATTACGTTGGCCACGTCGTTGGCACCAATGCCCCACGTCATGTAAAGGCCGAATATTATAGCAATGACGATAAAAACCGTCCCAAATTCTTGGATAATTTCCATATATTTTCTCTATGTTTTGTTGAAAGATTTTAATGTGCTAACAGCAACCTCAGACGATTACCGATTTTTTCAGCATCGTCGGCAAGGGAGCCAATCATTTTAATAAGATCGTACCAGAGCACGACAGAAATAGGTTTCATGGAATCTTCGTGCGCGAATAGACTGCGTGATAATTCAAGCCCCATCCGATCCGTATCAGATTCAATCATGTTGAGTTCATCAACCATGGCCAAAACAGCGTCTGATTCTGGGCCTCTGAACCCAGTTTCAACCAATTCGTCCAACCGGCCAATAATGCGGGCAGCTTGAACACAAGCGTCAACGCAGCGCGATACCATATTCATCAAGGGCAATTTCATGGAATTAGGCACTTCCATGGAGCGTTCTACCAACAGACCGGCAATGTCCTGTGCCGTATCCGCGACTGTGTCTTGAAGGTCCAGAACTTCTAGTAAATCCCGGCGATCCACCGGCATAAACAAGCTTTTCGGCAGATGCGCCCGTAGGTCGTTCTTGATGGTATCGGCTTTGCTCTCAAGTTCGAAAATTTTGGCTTGAACTTCTTTGACCCGTTTCGCGTCGCCATCGCAGAGTGCCTGAAATATCTTAGGAACTTCTCGCGCACACTCTTTGATAACGAGCATGTGCTCTTGCAACGGCTTAAACGGCGAACGACCGAACAAATTGGTAAATGTTGTGTTAGTAGCCATGAGCACGCCCCCTATACACTGCCGCATTCGTCACAACAATAGGCCAATAATGGGCCAACCATTATTCTTAACCATAGCGACATTTTTGCTACAATCCAGTATCCCGATCAAATTAGGGCGTTAAATTCTCTGCCATCCCTTTAAGCGGAGGCGACCTTTCCCTTGAAAGAACTTTGCTCTGAAGACATCCCCGGTGTAATAAGCGAGGCTATGAACTGTTTTCCGTTAATATTTATGGCAACTCTTTATAAGTAAACTCTCATGGCCCCTTCAACTGATACCCCAGACTTGGCAGTTGTCGTTCCGGTTCGGAACGAAATGCTTAATGTCGGGCCGCTGATTGCTGAGATTGTGGACGCCCTGAAGAACGGCGGATCGTTTGAAATGATCTTCGTCGACGATGGCAGCGATGATGAGACTCTGAACACTCTGACTGAACTCATGTCCGAACACGCAACGTTGCGTGTCTTGCATCATGAAAAAAGTATGGGACAAAGTGCCGCCATTGCCAGCGGCGTTAAAGCGGCACGTGCCGCCGTGATCGCGACCCTGGACGGTGATGGCCAAAACGATCCTGCAGACCTTCCGCTGCTTTTGGATAAATTTGAAGAAGTGGACAAAGGGCCCATTGATTTTCTTTTGGTAACTGGCCACCGGACCAAACGCCGGGATACGGCAATCAAGCGATTATCTTCGCGTATTGCCAATCGGATTCGATCCGGGTTGCTTAATGACCGAACGCCTGACACAGGGTGCGGCTTGAAGGTCTTCACCCGCGCTGCTTTCATGGACATGCCGCGCTTCGACCACATGCATAGATACCTTCCCGCCCTGATGATCAGGCGAGGCGGACGATCCGTATCGATGCCCGTCAATCACCGTCCGAGAGAACGTGGCACCTCCAATTACGGAACTTTGGACCGGCTATGGGTCGGCATCAGCGATCTGATGGGGGTGATGTGGCTCTTGCGTCGCGCCAGCAAGCCCGACGTTGAAGAGATCGAAGCGGACGTGAATTCATGAGCTTTCGCGTCCTGCTTCGCGGATTGGTTTTGATCACCACTCTGGCTGGGGTGGTGATCCTCTTTAAAACAACTCAACTTGGATCTTCCCTCGATAAATCTTGGATCGATGAAACGGTTCGCGGCAACGGCATAACCGGAGAGTTGATATTCCTCGGCGTGGTAACCGTCTTCACCGGGCTTGGCCTGCCCCGCCAAGTGGTTTCATTTTTAGGCGGATATGCTTTTGGATTTATCTTTGGTAGCGTTCTTGCTGTTAGCGGAACAGTCATCGGTTGCATTGGCGCCTTCTTTTATGCGCGGCTTTTGGGCAGAGAGTTCGTGGCCACAAAGTTTCCCAACAGAGTGCGCAGGGTCGACGATTTTCTGCATGACAATCCATTCACCATGACCCTGCTTATTCGCATGTTGCCAGTTGGCAGCAATCTTGCGGTCAATTTGGTCGCCGGTGTTTCCAGCGTAAAACCCCTGCCGTTCTTTAGTGGCTCAGCGCTCGGCTACATTCCGCAAACCGTTGTCTTCGCCTTGATCGGCAGCGGCATCGCTGTCGAGCCGGAACTCCGGATATCGATCAGCGTCGTGCTTTTTATCATATCGAGCCTGCTTGGCATTCACCTCTATCGTAAACACCGCCACGGCAAACGCTTCGACGATGCGATTGATCGGGAGTTGGGAGATTTGAACGGAAGTCCCGACCAATCCAATACGAGCGGAGCTTAAGCCATGGCTCCCACAGGATATCCCATGGCACCTCGCCTGCTTTGGGCTTTGCTCTGGGTGCTGCTAATGGCTGTCGCTGTTTGGACCCGGCCTTTCTTGCCAGTCGATGAAACCCGTTATCTGGCCGTCGCGTGGGAAATGTGGCGAGACGGAAACTTCCTGGTCCCGCATTTAAATGGCGAAACCTACAGCCACAAACCCCCCCTGTTATTTTGGCTGATGAATTTAGGCTGGGCGATTTTCGGCCTGAACGACTGGTGGCCACGATTGGTCGCACCGTTATTTGGGCTGGGAAGTCTTTACCTAACAGCAACACTGGCCCGCACCCTGTGGCCGGGACGCGAAGACATTGCCGCCGCCGGACCAACCATCCTGCTTGGCTGCATCTTTTGGACCCTGTTCACGACCTTAACCATGTTCGACATGATGCTGGCGCTGTTCACGGTTATGGGTCTGATTGGGATTCTCCGGGCGTGGCAGGGTCAGCGATGGTCGGGATTTGGCATACTGGCAATCGCCATCGCCCTCGGCGTCCTGGCCAAGGGGCCTGCAATCTTACTGCATGTCCTACCCGTAGCGCTGCTGGCACCAGTTTGGGGCGCATCTAGACCCCAGAGTCTTAAACCGCCGGACCTTCGATCCTGGTATCTAGGAATTATAGCCGCCACGTTAGTCGGCGCTGCCCTGGCTCTAACCTGGGCCATCCCTGCTGCCATTGCCGGGGGAGATGCTTACGCCGAAGCGATCTTTTGGGGGCAATCGGCAGGCCGCATGGTCAAATCGTTTGCCCATGCTAAGCCTTGGTGGTGGTATCTGGCGGTGACCCCACCCTTGGTCCTGCCGTGGCTGATTTGGCCTGCGGTCTGGAAAGCCATTGGCGGGCGCGCCGCATGGCGGAACAATCAAGGTCTTAGATTGGCGCTCGAAGACTCTGGCATTAAATTCTGCCTAGCATGGTTCGTGCCCGTATTCCTCGCATTCTCTGTGATTAGCGGAAAGCAGCTTCATTACCTATTGCCGATCTTTCCTGCCTTGGCGTTGATGCTGGCGTTTCTACTTTCCGGCACCACCACCCTCCATCAAAGGATTCCCATCACACTTTTCATCGTCATTAGTGGCATCGTTCTTCTTGCGCCAGTATTGGATGGTGTGATCCGTCTGCCTGAGCATATCAAAGACCTTGCTCAAAATTGGATGATCCTGCCGTTGATCCTTGGAATTGCGGCGATTGCCATTCCCCGCAGCACCTATGGTGGCGTACTTAGCGTCCTGACTATTTTATCCTGCACCATGGCGATCTCGGTTCATTTGGCGCTCAAACCGATGTTGGACAAGGCTTATGACCTGGTTCCCCTTGCCCGTGAATTGGCACGATTAGAATCCCAAGGCTACAGCTTAGCTCACGTTTCCAAGTATCACGGCCAATTCCATTTTATGGGCAAACTGAAAAATCCCATCGCTGTCATCGGCCAAGACAATGACTCGCGAATTTTGGACTGGGCGAAACGGACACCAAAAGGCAAAGTCATCACTTACCAAGGGACAATTCCCACCACCGCCAAGCCAAAGTTCGTCCATCGCTTCCGGCGCATTTTTATTACGGTTTGGGATCGTGACCAGGTTCTCACCGATCCCAGCGTCGCTTACCGGACCCAGCGCAAAAAGAGGCGATAAAGCAATAACTTGACTCACTCTTGACTCTGGGGCCATTCCCCCTTAGACCCTTGGCACTCTCATTAGCTGAGTGCTAATGACCCGAAATTTTCGTCACCTAATATATGGAGAATAAGCATGAAGTTTAGGCCGTTGCATGACCGCGTTCTAGTTGAGCGCGTTGAATCCGAAAGCAAAACAGCGGGTGGCATCATCCTGCCTGATACCGCACAGGAAAAGCCTTCGGAAGGCAAAATCGTTTCTGTCGGTTCCGGTGCCCGCAACGAAAATGGCGACATCGTTCCCTTGGCTGTTAAGGCCGGTGATCTGGTGCTGTTCGGCAAATGGTCCGGCACAGAGGTCAAAGTTGACGGCAAAGATCTGTTGATCATGAACGAATCTGATCTGATGGGCATTCTCGAGCCCACCAAGAAAACAAAGATGAAAGCACCTAAGAAAACGACCAAGAAGAAAAAGAAATAACGTTTTACGTTTGATAAAAGGACAAAAAAAATGGCAGCTAAAGAAGTAAAGTTCGGGACCGATGCCCGCTCTCGCATATTGGCGGGTGTGGATGTTCTGGCCGACACGGTAAAAGTGACCTTGGGCCCCAAGGGTCGGAATGTTGTGCTGGATAAATCATTCGGCGCGCCCCGCATTTCCAAAGACGGCGTCACCGTCGCCAAAGAAATCGAACTGGACGACAAGTTTGAGAACATGGGCGCACAAATGCTCAAAGAAGTCGCCTCCAGAACCAGTGACACCGCTGGCGACGGCACCACAACAGCAACCGTGCTGGCCCAATCCATCGTCCGCGAAGGAACCAAGGCTGTCGCTGCTGGCATGAACCCGATGGACTTGAAACGGGGAATTGATTTGGCTGTAGAAACTGTCACAGCGAGCATCAAAAAACGGTCCAAGACCGTGAAAAGCAACGCCGAAGTCGCTCAAGTCGGCACCATTTCGGCCAACGGTGATGCGGAAATTGGTGAGATGATCGCGTCCGCCATGGAACGCGTCGGCAACGAAGGCGTTATCACCGTCGAAGAAGCTAAAAGCATGAGCACGGAACTTGATGTCGTCGAAGGCATGCAGTTCGACCGCGGCTACACGTCCCCCTATTTCGTGACCAACGCAGCCAAGATGACCTGTGAGATGGATGAGCCTTATATCTTGATCCACGAAGCCAAGATTACCAACTTGCAGCCCTTGGTGCCTGTGTTGGAAGCCGTGGTTCAATCACAGCGTCCGTTGATCATTATTGCTGAAGACATCGAAGGTGAAGCGCTTGCTACTTTGGTGGTTAACAAGCTCCGCGCTGGCCTTAAGATTGCCGCCATCAAAGCCCCCGGCTTCGGCGATCGTCGCAAAGCCATGCTAGAAGATATTGCCATCCTGACTTCCGCTCAAGTCGTCAGCGAAGATATTGGAATTCAGCTTGAAAATGTTGACCTGACCATGCTCGGTACGGCCAAGAAGGTCATCATCACCAAGGATGATACGACCATCGTCGAAGGTGCTGGCAAGACGTCGCAGATCAAATCCCGGTGCAATCAAATTCGTTCGCAGATCGAAGAAACAGCATCCGACTACGACAAGGAAAAACTGCAAGAACGTCTGGCCAAGCTGGCGGGCGGTGTTGCTGTTATCAATGTCGGTGGTGCGACTGAGATCGAGGTTAAAGAACGTCGTGACCGGGTTGACGATGCGCTGCACGCGACCCGGGCTGCAGTTGAAGAAGGTGTCGTTGCCGGTGGTGGCGTCGCATTGCTGTACTCAACCAAAGTTCTCGATAAGTTGGAAGGGGCGAACAGCGACCAAAACGTCGGCATCGACATTATCCGTCGTGCCCTGCAAGCGCCTATTCGCCAGATTGCTGAGAATTCAGGTTATGATGGTGCCGTGGTTGCCGGGAAAATGCTGGAACAAAAAGACGTTGAATTTGGTTTCAACGCCCAAAGTGGTGAGTATGAAAACCTGGTCAAAGCTGGTGTCATTGATCCTGCCAAAGTGGTTCGGACAGCGTTGCAAAACGCAGGCTCCATCGCGGGTCTTTTGATCACCACCGAAGTCATGGTCTCTGAAATCCCTGACGAAGGTGCCCCCGCCATGCCTGATATGGGCGGAATGGGTGGCATGGGCGGTATGGGCGGCATGGGAATGTAACGCCGAGCTGCTTTAGCTAAATAGTAAAGGGCCGTCCTCGATGGGGTGGCCCTTTTTCTATGAGTAAAGCGAATTATGAGTATTACTCGGACGTCCTTCGAGACGCGCTTCCAGCGCTCCTCAGGATGAAGAAATTTTAAAACTAAAATAAAAACTTCATCCTGAGGAGCCGCGACAGCGGCGTCTCGAAGGACGCTACATGGTTCGTAGAAACCCCTCAGTCTCGGTCGTAATACTTATAAAGCCCCGCATGATCGATCCCGCCCAGTCCCGCATCGATCACCTCTTCATACAGACTGCCATTCAATGCACTCGCGGGTAACTCGAAACCTAATTCCTCCGCAAGCGAACAAGCTTCCGCCATATCCTTGCGTTGTGTCACACAGGTGCCCCCCGGCGTAAAATCGTCATCGATAATGCGTTTACCGTGCAGTTCCATAATCCGTGAATCTGCAAAGCCACCTGTGAAGGCTTCTCTTACCTTGGCGGGGTCTGCACCTGCCCGCTTAGCAAGATACAGCGCTTCAGAAATCGCACCGATGGTCAGTCCAACAATAACTTGGTTGGCGGACTTAGCGACTTGGCCCGTGCTGATTCCCCCAATATGAGTAAGGCGCGAGCCCATGGCTTCAAACAAAGGGCGTGCACGTTCGATCATTTCATCGCTGCCACCAGCCATAATCGTCAACGATCCATTCTCTGCCCCAACGGCCCCGCCTGAAACCGGCGCATCCACATAGTCGCCCCCCATATCCATCACCACCTTGGCGAAGCTTTTGGTTTTCGTAACCGCAGTCGTTCCCATGTCGATAACGAGCGTGCCTGTATCAACTCCTGCCAACACACCGTTTTCGCCCAGCAAAACCTGTTCGACCGCATCGGTATTGGAAACGCAGATGATCACCGTTTCTGCCTGTTCAGCCACCGCTTGGGGACTTTCAACCAAGGTCATGCCCGCATCAGTGAGGTGTTTAACTTTCTCAGCGCTTCGGGCGTAGATAATCATCTCAGCTCCAGTCTCCATGACATGGCGGCTCATGTGCCCGCCCATAAAACCTAAGCCGATAAATCCAATTTTGTGTCCTTCAAGCGCTGTCATAATCATTCTACCTTGTTGTTAACAAATGAACGGGTTTCGGCAATTGCTTCCTTCAACCCGATACGTTCTAGTTCCACACCTTCTGGAAATGCGCTTGCCAACCTGGACGGCATCGCGCGATCCAAAAGAACAAAAATTCCTCTATCATCCGCCCTGCGAACCAATCGCCCGAAGGCTTGTTTTAACTTAAGCCGCGTGAGCATTTCATCAAAGCCGCGTCCACCGAAAGCCTTACGGCGAGATTTGTGCAGTATATCAGGCCTAGGCCAGGGCATCCGATCAAAAACGATCAATCGAAGAGACCTTCCCGGCA
This window contains:
- a CDS encoding VOC family protein, with the translated sequence MIKIKNVDHVGIRVADEERALKFYEVLGFKFFWRATGDAVVKIKNDVDVEINLVVNGNDDQGGKNILMDVPEKIPGYTHVAWNVESLKQTMETLAENGIEIRQGPVVFSSGHVSIFIRDPDLNVIELRGDDQDAKELGAEEYIP
- the purE gene encoding 5-(carboxyamino)imidazole ribonucleotide mutase gives rise to the protein MAEPKPVVGIIVSSQDDWETLNHSGEILDRLSVPYETRMVSLHRTPKRLEEYVTSAKARGIKVLIAGAGGMSAALPGAAAGLTTLPVLGVPLEGNLMGGMDALLSIVQMPGGIPVGTLGVGRAGAANAAFLAISILALSDDDIDQRLVEWRAAMTARQPETPES
- a CDS encoding DUF1993 domain-containing protein, producing MPMSMYHASVPVFINFLGNLLEIQKYAAEHFAEQNVDESIVLGTRFFPDMFPYNAQVRQATQHAARCPATLAGKDAPELPEDYSSFSGLNERISAAVSFLDGLDPADFEGTADKDFKYMVAGEARDFKGERLLMGHCLPNIFFHVVTAYNLLRHNGVNLGKDHFMGYAKPGAN
- a CDS encoding inorganic phosphate transporter, whose product is MEIIQEFGTVFIVIAIIFGLYMTWGIGANDVANVMGTSVGSGAITVKTAIIIAAIFEFAGAALAGGHVTKTIRKGIIDPAPITNNPEVLIFGMLAALLAAAVWLMIASTRGWPVSTTHSIVGAVVGFAIAGIGLEAVAWGKIGQIVASWVISPVLGGAVAFVLMMSIRKLILNTSDPFAMAKRWGPVYVFLVGFIISLVTMFKGLKHLNLELSVSMSFVIAVVFGLLIAIFGWWLIQKVEVDPDADKEFHFASVEKVFVPMMIFTACAMAFAHGSNDVANGVGPMAAVYGLVKSGGELTQKSEMPIWILMVGGVGIVVGLSTYGYKVMRTIGTKITELTPTRGFCATMAAAATVVLASRTGMPVSTTHIAVGAVIGVGFARGIGALDLRVIGGIVMSWIITLPIGGVLAAVFYFMLRGIFT
- a CDS encoding TIGR00153 family protein, whose protein sequence is MATNTTFTNLFGRSPFKPLQEHMLVIKECAREVPKIFQALCDGDAKRVKEVQAKIFELESKADTIKNDLRAHLPKSLFMPVDRRDLLEVLDLQDTVADTAQDIAGLLVERSMEVPNSMKLPLMNMVSRCVDACVQAARIIGRLDELVETGFRGPESDAVLAMVDELNMIESDTDRMGLELSRSLFAHEDSMKPISVVLWYDLIKMIGSLADDAEKIGNRLRLLLAH
- a CDS encoding glycosyltransferase family 2 protein, whose amino-acid sequence is MAPSTDTPDLAVVVPVRNEMLNVGPLIAEIVDALKNGGSFEMIFVDDGSDDETLNTLTELMSEHATLRVLHHEKSMGQSAAIASGVKAARAAVIATLDGDGQNDPADLPLLLDKFEEVDKGPIDFLLVTGHRTKRRDTAIKRLSSRIANRIRSGLLNDRTPDTGCGLKVFTRAAFMDMPRFDHMHRYLPALMIRRGGRSVSMPVNHRPRERGTSNYGTLDRLWVGISDLMGVMWLLRRASKPDVEEIEADVNS
- a CDS encoding TVP38/TMEM64 family protein, with amino-acid sequence MSFRVLLRGLVLITTLAGVVILFKTTQLGSSLDKSWIDETVRGNGITGELIFLGVVTVFTGLGLPRQVVSFLGGYAFGFIFGSVLAVSGTVIGCIGAFFYARLLGREFVATKFPNRVRRVDDFLHDNPFTMTLLIRMLPVGSNLAVNLVAGVSSVKPLPFFSGSALGYIPQTVVFALIGSGIAVEPELRISISVVLFIISSLLGIHLYRKHRHGKRFDDAIDRELGDLNGSPDQSNTSGA
- a CDS encoding glycosyltransferase family 39 protein, which gives rise to MAPTGYPMAPRLLWALLWVLLMAVAVWTRPFLPVDETRYLAVAWEMWRDGNFLVPHLNGETYSHKPPLLFWLMNLGWAIFGLNDWWPRLVAPLFGLGSLYLTATLARTLWPGREDIAAAGPTILLGCIFWTLFTTLTMFDMMLALFTVMGLIGILRAWQGQRWSGFGILAIAIALGVLAKGPAILLHVLPVALLAPVWGASRPQSLKPPDLRSWYLGIIAATLVGAALALTWAIPAAIAGGDAYAEAIFWGQSAGRMVKSFAHAKPWWWYLAVTPPLVLPWLIWPAVWKAIGGRAAWRNNQGLRLALEDSGIKFCLAWFVPVFLAFSVISGKQLHYLLPIFPALALMLAFLLSGTTTLHQRIPITLFIVISGIVLLAPVLDGVIRLPEHIKDLAQNWMILPLILGIAAIAIPRSTYGGVLSVLTILSCTMAISVHLALKPMLDKAYDLVPLARELARLESQGYSLAHVSKYHGQFHFMGKLKNPIAVIGQDNDSRILDWAKRTPKGKVITYQGTIPTTAKPKFVHRFRRIFITVWDRDQVLTDPSVAYRTQRKKRR
- the groES gene encoding co-chaperone GroES, with translation MKFRPLHDRVLVERVESESKTAGGIILPDTAQEKPSEGKIVSVGSGARNENGDIVPLAVKAGDLVLFGKWSGTEVKVDGKDLLIMNESDLMGILEPTKKTKMKAPKKTTKKKKK
- the groL gene encoding chaperonin GroEL (60 kDa chaperone family; promotes refolding of misfolded polypeptides especially under stressful conditions; forms two stacked rings of heptamers to form a barrel-shaped 14mer; ends can be capped by GroES; misfolded proteins enter the barrel where they are refolded when GroES binds), coding for MAAKEVKFGTDARSRILAGVDVLADTVKVTLGPKGRNVVLDKSFGAPRISKDGVTVAKEIELDDKFENMGAQMLKEVASRTSDTAGDGTTTATVLAQSIVREGTKAVAAGMNPMDLKRGIDLAVETVTASIKKRSKTVKSNAEVAQVGTISANGDAEIGEMIASAMERVGNEGVITVEEAKSMSTELDVVEGMQFDRGYTSPYFVTNAAKMTCEMDEPYILIHEAKITNLQPLVPVLEAVVQSQRPLIIIAEDIEGEALATLVVNKLRAGLKIAAIKAPGFGDRRKAMLEDIAILTSAQVVSEDIGIQLENVDLTMLGTAKKVIITKDDTTIVEGAGKTSQIKSRCNQIRSQIEETASDYDKEKLQERLAKLAGGVAVINVGGATEIEVKERRDRVDDALHATRAAVEEGVVAGGGVALLYSTKVLDKLEGANSDQNVGIDIIRRALQAPIRQIAENSGYDGAVVAGKMLEQKDVEFGFNAQSGEYENLVKAGVIDPAKVVRTALQNAGSIAGLLITTEVMVSEIPDEGAPAMPDMGGMGGMGGMGGMGM
- a CDS encoding NAD(P)-dependent oxidoreductase, which codes for MIMTALEGHKIGFIGLGFMGGHMSRHVMETGAEMIIYARSAEKVKHLTDAGMTLVESPQAVAEQAETVIICVSNTDAVEQVLLGENGVLAGVDTGTLVIDMGTTAVTKTKSFAKVVMDMGGDYVDAPVSGGAVGAENGSLTIMAGGSDEMIERARPLFEAMGSRLTHIGGISTGQVAKSANQVIVGLTIGAISEALYLAKRAGADPAKVREAFTGGFADSRIMELHGKRIIDDDFTPGGTCVTQRKDMAEACSLAEELGFELPASALNGSLYEEVIDAGLGGIDHAGLYKYYDRD